The Gemella massiliensis genome contains a region encoding:
- a CDS encoding phage portal protein: MGFFGKKKEIDILLDLDLIETSYENVHMKNMALHTNIDLIARTISQLEFLVVKNGKYIKDRLYYKLNVKPNKNQNSYEFWKQFVENIFYENECLIIKTDSDDLVIADDFYREKSALYEDKFSNVQIDTFRYERDFYSESVLYFQYSNRRLQNFVNGLYKDYGELFTRMVAFQKRKSQVRGITRIDSTKYDKNKSHEIQEYINKLTKTFRDQEYANVPMQDGFDYTEVNKNNIKTESVDEVSKVVNNFTNHIANCLGIPIGLLSGNLADVEKQTDNYMRFCINPLIKFIISEFNGKFFTEKEILNGDGLEANTTPIMIYNVFNSASSIDKLIASGMYTINELRLKLGDKLSDDELANKHHITKNYQTLGGGEQSAKGEN, from the coding sequence TTGGGATTTTTTGGTAAAAAAAAAGAAATCGATATACTCCTGGATTTAGATTTAATAGAAACTAGTTATGAAAATGTTCATATGAAAAATATGGCGTTGCACACAAATATAGATCTTATTGCAAGAACAATTTCACAATTAGAATTTTTAGTTGTGAAAAATGGAAAATATATCAAAGATAGATTGTATTATAAATTAAATGTTAAACCTAATAAAAATCAAAATTCGTATGAGTTTTGGAAACAATTTGTAGAAAATATTTTTTATGAAAATGAATGTTTAATTATTAAAACTGATTCAGATGATTTAGTTATTGCTGACGATTTTTATAGAGAAAAATCAGCATTATATGAAGATAAATTTTCTAATGTTCAAATTGATACATTCAGATACGAAAGAGATTTTTATAGTGAAAGTGTTTTGTATTTTCAATATAGTAACCGTCGTTTACAAAATTTTGTAAATGGATTATATAAAGATTATGGCGAGCTTTTTACAAGAATGGTTGCATTTCAAAAAAGGAAATCTCAAGTAAGAGGAATTACTAGGATAGATTCAACAAAATATGATAAGAATAAAAGTCATGAAATACAAGAATATATTAATAAATTGACTAAAACTTTTAGAGATCAAGAATATGCTAATGTTCCAATGCAAGACGGTTTTGATTATACAGAAGTTAACAAAAACAATATAAAAACAGAGTCTGTTGATGAGGTGTCAAAAGTAGTAAATAATTTCACCAATCATATAGCAAATTGTTTGGGCATTCCTATAGGTCTATTGAGTGGCAACTTAGCAGATGTTGAAAAGCAAACAGATAATTATATGCGATTTTGTATCAATCCTTTAATTAAATTTATTATTTCTGAATTTAACGGTAAATTTTTCACAGAAAAAGAAATATTAAACGGAGATGGATTAGAGGCAAACACAACACCTATAATGATTTATAACGTATTTAATTCTGCAAGTTCCATTGATAAGTTAATTGCTAGTGGAATGTATACGATTAATGAATTAAGATTAAAATTAGGTGATAAATTATCTGATGATGAACTTGCTAATAAACATCACATAACTAAAAACTATCAAACTTTAGGAGGAGGTGAACAAAGTGCCAAAGGAGAAAATTGA
- a CDS encoding head maturation protease, ClpP-related: MPKEKIDYFFNSVQKDERIELTIRGAIGESTYFYEATSAKDVKEALENSIGDIHIFLNSGGGDVFQGIEIYNYLKNLSNNVTVEVTGTACSAASIVAMGANKLIMNTGTSLMIHEASTFVWGNKNELKKTLGALETIDQSIVDIYNEKTGIDKVELENYLSNETWITAEEAVELGFADEKKENSKRDNIKEDVATNVIINQLCKNEEFIQKISNLLNNENKKNEETSNNSCFFL; encoded by the coding sequence GTGCCAAAGGAGAAAATTGATTACTTTTTTAATTCTGTACAAAAGGATGAAAGAATAGAACTAACAATTAGAGGAGCGATAGGAGAAAGTACATATTTCTATGAAGCGACCTCAGCAAAAGATGTAAAAGAAGCATTAGAAAACTCTATCGGAGATATTCATATTTTTTTAAACAGTGGTGGAGGAGATGTTTTCCAAGGGATAGAAATTTACAATTATTTAAAAAATCTATCTAATAATGTTACTGTTGAAGTAACAGGTACTGCTTGCAGTGCAGCTTCTATAGTTGCAATGGGTGCAAATAAACTGATTATGAATACTGGAACTTCGCTTATGATTCATGAAGCTTCAACATTTGTATGGGGGAATAAAAATGAACTTAAGAAAACATTAGGGGCTTTAGAAACAATAGATCAATCTATTGTCGATATTTATAACGAAAAAACAGGAATTGATAAAGTAGAATTAGAGAACTACCTTTCTAACGAAACATGGATTACGGCAGAAGAAGCAGTTGAACTTGGTTTTGCAGACGAGAAAAAAGAAAATAGTAAGAGAGATAATATAAAAGAAGATGTAGCAACAAATGTTATCATCAATCAATTGTGTAAAAACGAAGAATTTATACAAAAAATTTCTAACTTATTAAATAATGAAAATAAAAAAAATGAAGAAACTTCCAACAACAGTTGTTTCTTTTTATGA
- a CDS encoding phage major capsid protein, translating to MTIKFKNFEEKKRAYANSVINNESKEKQGEAFEEMMSTMVDEIRENILANVNTKNADNVILSNRGQEVLTSEELKFFNTVIEEGGFKENDTLPKTTQERVFKDLVEDHPLLSKLGLQNYGAITEFIYGIPEGAAVWGELFGAVQGSLNANFRKEKISQYKLTAFFAVSNDMLSLGPVWVETYVRTFLVEALKVALEKAFILGDGKNQPIGLNRDLLAAVNQGKYAEKTSAGTLTFKDSLTIIDEIAGVHKKLAKYKRLKKDGVTEEDDFKARNISGKVVMLINPFDYYDIMARATTQNAAGAFITALPFNPTIIESIFVPTGKVIFFIEGEYMAITGGNFGINKFTETLAMEDATLYITKMYANGKPTDNYAAQIYDLNITPRA from the coding sequence ATGACAATAAAATTTAAAAATTTTGAAGAAAAAAAACGTGCATATGCTAATTCAGTTATTAACAATGAATCAAAAGAAAAGCAAGGCGAAGCATTTGAAGAAATGATGTCGACAATGGTTGATGAAATCAGGGAAAATATTTTAGCGAATGTAAATACAAAAAATGCTGATAATGTGATTTTAAGTAATAGAGGGCAAGAAGTATTAACATCTGAAGAATTAAAATTCTTTAATACAGTAATTGAAGAAGGCGGGTTCAAAGAAAATGATACTCTACCAAAAACAACTCAAGAGCGAGTATTTAAAGATTTAGTAGAAGACCATCCGCTATTATCTAAATTAGGATTACAAAATTATGGTGCTATTACAGAATTTATTTACGGTATCCCAGAAGGAGCAGCTGTTTGGGGTGAATTATTTGGAGCAGTTCAAGGCAGCTTAAATGCTAACTTTAGAAAAGAAAAAATCAGTCAATACAAACTTACAGCATTCTTTGCAGTTTCTAATGATATGTTGTCATTGGGACCGGTTTGGGTAGAAACTTATGTAAGAACATTTCTTGTAGAAGCATTAAAAGTAGCTTTAGAAAAAGCATTTATTTTAGGGGACGGGAAAAACCAACCTATTGGGCTAAATCGTGATTTACTAGCTGCAGTTAATCAAGGAAAATATGCTGAAAAAACATCAGCTGGAACTTTAACATTTAAAGATAGCCTAACGATTATTGATGAAATAGCGGGAGTTCATAAAAAACTTGCTAAATACAAACGTTTGAAAAAAGATGGAGTTACCGAAGAAGATGATTTCAAAGCTAGAAATATTTCTGGTAAAGTAGTTATGTTAATTAATCCGTTTGATTATTATGATATTATGGCAAGAGCGACTACTCAAAACGCGGCTGGTGCATTTATTACCGCTTTACCGTTTAATCCAACAATAATTGAATCTATATTCGTTCCAACTGGAAAAGTCATTTTCTTTATTGAAGGTGAATATATGGCGATAACAGGTGGTAATTTTGGTATTAACAAATTTACCGAAACATTAGCAATGGAAGACGCAACATTATATATTACTAAAATGTATGCTAACGGCAAACCTACAGATAATTATGCTGCACAAATCTATGATTTAAATATTACACCACGAGCATAA
- a CDS encoding phage head closure protein, with product MINLGKKQEKINQTYNDGIVKFVKYEFEKDEFNTKLTTKIEKEIKSFWFRKLGITSIEQYQALQVDTEVSRRIAIRLFPRIDYYILSDLFIVIKNKIYTISRVYHNHTKNETELSLVEVIKK from the coding sequence ATGATAAATTTAGGAAAAAAACAAGAAAAAATTAATCAGACATATAATGATGGAATAGTAAAGTTTGTAAAGTATGAATTTGAAAAAGATGAATTTAATACTAAACTAACTACTAAAATTGAAAAAGAAATAAAAAGTTTTTGGTTTAGAAAGTTAGGAATAACATCTATAGAACAATATCAAGCTCTACAAGTTGATACAGAAGTATCTAGGAGAATAGCTATTCGATTATTTCCAAGAATAGATTATTATATTCTAAGTGATTTATTTATCGTTATTAAAAATAAAATTTATACTATTTCAAGGGTATATCACAACCATACGAAAAATGAAACTGAATTATCTTTAGTTGAGGTGATTAAAAAATGA
- a CDS encoding phage tail tape measure protein has protein sequence MAEYLDKIGVVLTADGVGTFTSAIKQGENALKRLQAETKRNIAALGNGGRAYDSYKIKIQGLTSQMNQSATNVNNLKNKYDSLKQSTSQIPKEIDKLSNSLKQKQSVLKTNGAILQSQRQHLKHLEETYGKNSEAVKKYKETVTASGKVYKETEKEAKTLESQIKGLNSTLNSQEKELTTLPTKIANAETSYFKLRNAVESTHASFRNSGGRLADVAKNFENTGTKVQNFGQGMTRVGDGITKATAGISAGMLLAGKSAINFESDFAGVVKTVNGTPEELNKIRQSLLDLSTQIPVSANELAKIGEIAGQLGIKKENIVDFTKTIADLGATTNLSGEEAATSLSQFMNVMGTAQNKIQNLGSTVVALGNNFATNERDIVAMSQRLSGMGKQTNMAEADVLGLAAAMSSVGIEAEAGGSAMTQSMTKMQNAVMGGGKELSAFAKAAGVSTTEFAKAFNDRPVKALELLLSGLKKVKDNGGNVNEVLASLGITGIREADAIKRLTGALGGDSGLGRALDIANKGWEENTALTNEANIRYQTTASKLQIAKNEIQKMAIELGSQLLPKLVEVLQHSKPLVKTVGDMMVWFSKLPPAIQVAVLGMGPFLSITGRLTNGIGSGIKSISSLIKWIGKITTGKAVKDIAKLSTEIAGVGTQATRAGGMASAFVNPYIAGAALIGAAFAGIGYLIYREMTKDSRNHEAAVEQTNGKYKEWYDEVRKGAESSGNAIDRLKGSVEKNTQSIVEETKKIREANTSIMENLDENFKKGAWYEKDGVFRKKLKENLSLSDDDVNEIESKFKNFGIMIGNSLSNIQSTYLENKKITSDYALTQIKAINDVALTSVESFEKRRKAEQDRLNQLKANGLIEEAEYKKQSEVVKQSFDEQIKNVRETQNRIKEILTRAGKENRSLTTQEMAELEALYKKLGKSATEAATDSKTAQKAMQEALEETALTAKIAALKHIGLITSQKEEYIKNLGSMEEKVKEVDEILKNWTAHSDIKSIGISYEDQDLIFNFKSDYERALAFPDILKAIKIAEDQGRTIKMTKEDLEWLDKKGIKPKNVEIVDKASLPLDNINKKVEVFNQVSLPPKSIMFNDQSNVIDNVFSKILNYNNTNVTDKNLTATDQASQPISNAQNKLNVFNGTNPVDKILNATGNTTSFTQEATNTLNNYNNTNPSTKSIMTQGNTTPFTNQATSALNNYSATNPGTKHLEAEDNVSYKANNANNSIRSIPTFWRSVINVAASGPISLLQKLGLFAQGGKIDFYAYGGNVDMFANGGQIGTSQNLPPRYTGIVGEAGPELFQVTKRGVNITPLSTREKIQGISGKLSEYTNNQSPEINVTINITGNNISNKEDINTLASEVETRLVRKMKEFKNMNFGGGSNVVTL, from the coding sequence ATGGCGGAATACTTGGATAAGATTGGCGTAGTATTAACTGCTGATGGGGTAGGTACTTTTACTTCTGCAATAAAGCAAGGTGAAAATGCTTTAAAAAGATTACAAGCTGAAACTAAAAGGAATATAGCAGCTTTGGGTAATGGTGGTAGAGCCTACGATTCTTATAAGATTAAAATTCAAGGCTTAACATCTCAAATGAATCAGTCCGCAACTAATGTCAATAACTTAAAAAATAAATATGATTCATTAAAACAATCTACGAGCCAAATTCCAAAAGAAATAGATAAACTATCTAATAGTTTAAAACAAAAACAATCAGTATTAAAAACAAATGGTGCTATCTTACAAAGTCAACGACAACATTTAAAACATCTAGAAGAGACTTATGGTAAGAATAGTGAAGCTGTTAAAAAATATAAAGAAACTGTGACGGCTAGCGGTAAAGTATACAAAGAAACTGAAAAAGAAGCTAAAACTTTAGAAAGTCAAATTAAAGGACTAAATTCGACTTTAAATAGTCAAGAGAAAGAATTAACAACTTTACCTACTAAAATTGCTAATGCTGAAACTAGTTATTTTAAATTAAGAAATGCTGTAGAAAGTACACATGCATCATTTAGAAATAGTGGCGGGCGATTAGCTGATGTTGCCAAAAATTTTGAAAATACAGGAACTAAAGTTCAAAACTTTGGGCAAGGTATGACAAGGGTGGGCGATGGAATAACAAAAGCAACAGCTGGAATATCAGCAGGAATGCTATTAGCTGGTAAGAGTGCCATTAATTTTGAAAGTGATTTTGCTGGTGTAGTAAAAACAGTAAATGGTACTCCAGAAGAATTAAACAAAATACGTCAAAGTTTACTAGATTTATCAACACAGATACCGGTAAGTGCAAATGAATTAGCTAAAATCGGCGAGATTGCAGGACAATTAGGTATTAAAAAAGAAAATATAGTTGATTTTACTAAAACAATAGCTGACTTAGGAGCAACAACTAATTTAAGCGGAGAAGAAGCAGCAACCTCATTATCTCAATTTATGAACGTAATGGGTACTGCTCAAAATAAAATTCAAAACCTTGGATCAACAGTAGTTGCATTAGGAAATAATTTTGCTACTAATGAGCGAGATATTGTTGCTATGTCCCAAAGGCTTTCAGGTATGGGAAAACAAACTAATATGGCAGAAGCTGATGTATTAGGCTTGGCTGCTGCTATGAGTTCTGTAGGTATTGAAGCCGAAGCAGGTGGTAGTGCCATGACCCAAAGTATGACTAAAATGCAAAATGCAGTAATGGGTGGCGGTAAAGAATTAAGTGCTTTTGCTAAAGCAGCAGGAGTAAGCACAACTGAATTTGCTAAAGCCTTTAATGATAGACCGGTAAAAGCATTAGAACTATTATTATCTGGGCTTAAAAAAGTAAAAGATAATGGCGGAAATGTTAACGAAGTATTAGCTAGCCTAGGAATAACAGGGATTCGTGAGGCTGACGCAATCAAACGATTAACAGGAGCCTTGGGTGGCGATAGTGGGCTTGGTAGAGCGTTAGATATTGCTAATAAAGGTTGGGAAGAGAACACAGCCCTAACTAATGAGGCTAATATCCGATATCAAACAACAGCTAGTAAGTTGCAAATCGCTAAAAACGAAATTCAAAAGATGGCTATTGAGTTAGGTTCTCAATTGTTACCTAAACTTGTAGAAGTATTGCAACATTCGAAACCTTTGGTAAAAACAGTAGGTGATATGATGGTATGGTTTAGTAAATTGCCACCAGCTATACAGGTTGCAGTATTAGGAATGGGACCGTTTTTATCAATTACAGGAAGATTGACGAATGGAATCGGCAGTGGAATTAAGAGTATAAGTAGTCTTATAAAATGGATAGGGAAAATAACAACAGGTAAAGCTGTTAAAGATATTGCAAAATTAAGCACCGAAATAGCAGGAGTAGGGACTCAAGCAACAAGAGCAGGGGGAATGGCTTCGGCTTTTGTAAATCCATATATTGCAGGAGCAGCATTAATAGGAGCAGCATTTGCAGGAATAGGGTATTTAATATATCGGGAAATGACTAAAGACAGTCGTAATCATGAGGCGGCAGTTGAACAAACAAACGGGAAATATAAAGAGTGGTATGATGAAGTTAGAAAAGGTGCTGAAAGTTCAGGGAATGCTATTGATAGATTGAAAGGATCGGTTGAGAAAAATACGCAATCTATTGTAGAAGAAACTAAAAAAATAAGAGAAGCTAACACATCTATTATGGAAAACTTGGATGAAAATTTCAAAAAAGGTGCTTGGTATGAAAAAGACGGAGTGTTTAGAAAAAAACTTAAAGAGAATTTAAGTTTGAGTGATGATGATGTCAATGAGATAGAAAGCAAGTTTAAAAATTTTGGAATAATGATAGGCAACTCTTTATCTAATATTCAATCAACTTATTTAGAAAATAAAAAAATAACTTCTGATTATGCTTTAACTCAAATTAAAGCAATAAATGATGTAGCATTAACTTCTGTTGAAAGTTTTGAAAAACGTAGAAAAGCGGAACAAGACAGATTAAATCAATTAAAAGCTAATGGGTTAATCGAAGAAGCGGAATACAAAAAACAATCAGAAGTAGTTAAACAAAGTTTTGACGAGCAAATAAAAAATGTAAGAGAAACTCAAAATAGAATTAAAGAAATTTTAACAAGAGCAGGTAAGGAGAATAGAAGTTTAACAACTCAAGAAATGGCTGAATTAGAAGCTCTATATAAAAAATTAGGTAAAAGTGCTACTGAAGCAGCAACTGATAGTAAGACGGCACAAAAGGCAATGCAAGAAGCTTTGGAAGAAACAGCATTAACAGCTAAAATTGCTGCCTTGAAACACATCGGATTAATTACTAGCCAAAAAGAAGAGTATATTAAAAACTTAGGATCGATGGAAGAAAAGGTCAAAGAAGTTGATGAGATATTAAAAAATTGGACTGCTCATAGTGATATAAAAAGTATAGGAATTAGCTATGAAGATCAAGATTTAATTTTTAATTTTAAAAGCGATTATGAAAGAGCCTTGGCGTTTCCTGATATTTTAAAAGCAATTAAAATAGCGGAAGACCAAGGTCGAACTATTAAAATGACAAAAGAAGATCTTGAGTGGTTGGACAAAAAAGGTATTAAGCCGAAAAATGTTGAAATAGTTGATAAAGCTAGTTTACCTTTAGATAATATTAATAAAAAAGTAGAGGTATTTAATCAAGTTAGTTTGCCTCCTAAATCAATAATGTTCAATGACCAAAGTAATGTTATTGATAATGTTTTTTCGAAAATATTAAATTATAACAATACAAATGTAACTGATAAAAATTTAACTGCTACAGATCAAGCTAGTCAACCTATCAGCAATGCACAAAATAAATTAAATGTATTCAATGGTACTAATCCTGTTGATAAAATATTGAACGCAACTGGGAATACTACATCATTTACCCAAGAAGCTACTAATACGTTGAATAACTATAACAATACAAATCCTAGCACTAAAAGTATTATGACCCAAGGGAATACAACACCTTTTACTAATCAGGCGACAAGTGCATTGAATAATTATTCAGCAACAAATCCAGGTACTAAACATTTAGAAGCAGAAGATAATGTAAGTTATAAAGCTAATAATGCTAATAATTCTATTAGAAGTATCCCTACATTTTGGCGATCAGTAATTAATGTTGCTGCAAGTGGTCCTATATCTTTATTACAAAAATTAGGATTATTCGCTCAAGGTGGAAAAATTGATTTTTACGCATACGGTGGAAATGTAGATATGTTTGCAAACGGTGGACAAATAGGAACTTCTCAAAATTTACCGCCAAGGTATACCGGTATTGTAGGGGAGGCTGGCCCAGAATTATTTCAAGTAACAAAACGAGGCGTTAATATAACACCGTTATCAACTCGTGAAAAGATACAAGGGATAAGTGGTAAGTTATCAGAATATACTAATAATCAATCGCCTGAAATTAATGTAACTATCAATATAACAGGTAACAACATTAGTAACAAGGAGGATATAAATACATTAGCTTCAGAAGTCGAAACTAGATTAGTTAGAAAAATGAAAGAATTTAAAAATATGAATTTTGGAGGTGGTAGCAATGTCGTTACATTATAA
- a CDS encoding phage tail domain-containing protein: protein MSLHYNKLIFKDKSTADFPFGIYVIENDGINKGKRKDKIFTTDEMSGGVVRSSTSYDVVEKTYKLLIYDVKLFQLNELLVWLEGSGKLTASDNPNRYYEVLTVSAIKSRLGEVDDYEIDVTFTCNPFSYNLEKDIKTYDSNGTIHNETSVVMYPKITIYGSSHNQTSLTIGKQVVRFKNLIEKIVIECKQGEQNVFDKDGDLLNSVMLGSFFEIEPGTHGIALGNGISKVEIECRWGAFI from the coding sequence ATGTCGTTACATTATAATAAATTAATATTCAAAGATAAGTCTACCGCTGATTTTCCTTTTGGTATATATGTAATAGAAAATGATGGAATTAATAAAGGAAAAAGAAAAGATAAAATTTTTACAACTGATGAGATGTCTGGCGGAGTAGTTAGGAGTTCAACTTCATATGATGTTGTTGAAAAAACTTATAAATTACTTATATACGATGTTAAATTATTCCAATTGAATGAATTATTAGTATGGTTAGAGGGGAGCGGTAAATTAACTGCTTCTGATAATCCTAACAGATATTACGAGGTGCTGACAGTATCGGCTATAAAATCTAGGTTAGGAGAAGTTGATGATTATGAAATTGATGTAACATTTACATGTAACCCCTTTTCTTATAATTTGGAAAAAGATATCAAAACTTATGATAGTAACGGCACTATCCACAACGAAACTAGTGTAGTTATGTATCCTAAAATAACAATATATGGATCATCTCATAATCAAACTAGTCTTACTATAGGAAAGCAAGTTGTTAGATTTAAAAACCTAATAGAAAAAATAGTTATTGAATGTAAACAAGGTGAACAAAATGTATTTGATAAAGATGGAGATTTATTAAATAGTGTTATGCTAGGATCTTTTTTTGAAATAGAACCAGGAACACACGGAATAGCCTTAGGTAATGGAATATCAAAGGTAGAAATTGAATGTAGATGGGGGGCGTTTATTTAA